The following proteins come from a genomic window of Geminicoccaceae bacterium SCSIO 64248:
- a CDS encoding sugar-binding transcriptional regulator, with protein sequence MDHDERGLASRAAWLSYIGGLTQEDIAQRLKISRIKVNRLIAAAHQAGIIRVFVEGDIAPCLTLESALTSRFGLSFCRVAPDLGEDDLPLKTLTSAGAHYLNGELDRLGAGTIGIGHGRTLAGLVDRLPRIKRPRLKCVSLLGSLTRKSAANPHDVIHQLAELTGGEGYFMPAPLFVDSLEDKRVVMGQKSLLHVLRLASEAQIYVIGIGEVGPDAQLIHSGMITHGEAEALVAAGAVGEILGCYFDADGRPIDAEINRRAIHVALDALAGKEVVAIAGGPAKVEAIDAVLRSGLFTGLITDERTAARLAKDDVRRKPDRHQDGRDTAA encoded by the coding sequence TTGGATCACGACGAACGCGGACTGGCGTCGCGCGCGGCTTGGCTCTCCTATATCGGGGGCCTGACCCAGGAGGACATCGCGCAGCGCCTCAAGATCTCGCGGATCAAGGTCAACCGCCTGATCGCCGCCGCGCATCAGGCCGGCATCATCCGCGTGTTCGTCGAAGGCGACATCGCCCCCTGCCTGACGCTCGAGAGCGCGCTGACCTCACGCTTCGGCCTGAGCTTCTGCCGGGTCGCGCCCGACCTCGGCGAGGACGACCTTCCGCTCAAGACCCTGACGAGCGCCGGCGCGCACTACCTGAACGGCGAGCTCGACCGGCTGGGCGCCGGCACGATCGGCATAGGCCACGGACGGACGCTGGCGGGCCTGGTCGACCGGTTGCCGCGCATCAAGCGTCCGCGGCTCAAATGCGTGTCGCTCCTGGGCAGCCTGACGCGCAAGTCGGCCGCCAACCCGCATGACGTCATCCACCAGCTGGCCGAGTTGACCGGCGGCGAAGGCTACTTCATGCCCGCTCCCCTGTTCGTCGACAGCCTCGAGGACAAGCGGGTGGTCATGGGCCAGAAGAGCCTCCTCCACGTCCTGCGGCTCGCGAGCGAAGCCCAGATCTATGTCATCGGCATCGGCGAAGTCGGACCGGACGCGCAATTGATCCATTCCGGCATGATCACGCACGGCGAGGCCGAAGCCTTGGTCGCGGCCGGCGCGGTCGGCGAGATCCTGGGCTGCTATTTCGATGCCGACGGCCGCCCTATCGATGCCGAGATCAACCGGCGGGCGATCCACGTCGCGCTGGATGCACTCGCGGGCAAGGAGGTCGTCGCGATCGCGGGCGGCCCGGCCAAGGTCGAGGCGATCGACGCCGTGCTGCGAAGCGGCCTGTTCACCGGGCTCATCACCGACGAGCGCACGGCGGCCAGGCTCGCGAAAGACGATGTCCGGCGCAAGCCCGACCGCCACCAGGACGGACGAGACACCGCGGCCTGA
- a CDS encoding molybdopterin-dependent oxidoreductase, with protein sequence MSSEIIKGYCTLCRSRCGTVNTVRDGKLVSVAADREHPTGQATCAKGRAAPELVHHPDRLLHPMKRTRPKGAADPGWVRISWDEALDTIAERLTRFRDESGAESVAFEVTTPSGTSISDSIDWIERFIRIYGSPNTIYGTEICNWHKDVAHAFTFGCGMPMADYAHADLAVLWGHNPANVWLAQAGKVADGTRRTTRLLVVDPRETAHAREADVWLRVRPGTDAALALGLIRWMVRNAAYDEAFVRRWTNAAFLVDAATGFFIDAGEVVPGATGYLVHDDVRGRIRPVDPASAVPIDALDAATLVGEVAVTTLDGRRLAARPAFHHLVEASAPYDPPTVQRETGIAPADLERAARLIAQAGPRVAYHSWTGIGQHANASQTERALAILYALTGSFDREGGNRIYGPLPQAKINGFDLLAEPQRQKALGLDQRPLGPPLTGWVLAKDVYRAILEGAPYRVRGLVGFGGNLLMSHPGAARGVEALRRLEFHVHCDLFHTPTNAFADILLPVSSAWEHEGLRLGFEIGVEAAGHAQLRPQMVPRRGEARPDYAVVLDLARRMNLGDSLLEGDIEAGWNHMLVPSGIDVATLRRHPGGLTLPVDAAPGKYARTDADGVANGFSTPTRRVEIYSERLLRHGYPPVPVHIPPKAADDHLPLTLVTAKTGYYCHSQHRNLASLRQRAGEPFVTLHPKLAERKGLIEGDLCSITTGIGRVAMRLALSSAQDETVVVAEYGWWQACPDLGLPGYPVTGPASVNTNAIIGDDRIDPLSGALPLRSVRCDVTRHATRAVRPWSGWRSFIVASLEQESGDARSIVLEPTDGGPLPGFRPGQHVVLRHPEEPETTRAYSLSGAASDDAQSSYRITVKRQVALAQPQPRIGGSHVSDHLNRKLGVGQTLWLRAPSGRFVLPLRHTQPLVLIAAGIGITPFMGYLETLAAQAPEAMPEITLIYGNRDGRNHAFKARIESLRRTLPRLRVIRLYSAPRPEDSPGRDFDQRGRIGARLIESDWIERQARFFLCGPAAMMTDMREALEERGVLPFEIRSEVFKSPVRIVAQGDVRRRIAFRRSGVVMDWTPDSGSVLDAAERQGIALASGCRVGQCESCVVRLLEGQATQPEDLQELDEGCYLSCQMVPLSDLVLDA encoded by the coding sequence ATGAGCTCAGAAATCATCAAGGGATACTGCACGCTGTGCCGGTCGCGGTGCGGCACGGTGAATACGGTTCGCGACGGCAAGCTCGTGTCCGTCGCCGCCGACCGCGAGCATCCCACCGGCCAGGCGACCTGCGCGAAAGGACGGGCCGCGCCCGAGCTCGTCCACCATCCCGACCGTCTCCTCCACCCGATGAAGCGGACCCGGCCTAAGGGCGCTGCCGATCCGGGCTGGGTGCGCATCTCCTGGGACGAGGCGCTGGACACGATCGCCGAGAGGCTGACCCGCTTTCGCGACGAAAGCGGCGCGGAGTCCGTCGCCTTCGAGGTGACGACGCCCAGCGGAACCTCGATCTCGGACAGCATCGACTGGATCGAGCGCTTCATCCGGATCTATGGCAGCCCGAACACGATTTACGGCACCGAGATCTGCAACTGGCACAAGGATGTCGCGCATGCCTTCACCTTCGGCTGCGGCATGCCGATGGCCGACTACGCCCATGCCGACCTGGCCGTCCTGTGGGGCCACAACCCCGCCAATGTCTGGCTCGCCCAGGCCGGCAAGGTCGCCGACGGCACGCGCCGGACGACAAGGCTTCTAGTCGTCGACCCGCGCGAGACGGCGCATGCCCGTGAAGCGGATGTCTGGCTGCGGGTCCGGCCGGGAACCGACGCCGCCTTGGCCCTCGGGCTGATCCGCTGGATGGTTCGAAACGCAGCCTATGACGAGGCCTTCGTGCGGCGCTGGACCAACGCCGCGTTCCTGGTCGACGCGGCGACAGGCTTCTTCATCGACGCGGGCGAGGTCGTCCCTGGAGCGACCGGTTATCTCGTCCACGATGACGTCCGAGGCCGGATCCGGCCCGTCGATCCGGCATCGGCCGTCCCCATCGATGCGCTCGATGCGGCCACGCTCGTGGGCGAGGTCGCCGTCACCACGCTGGATGGCCGCCGGCTTGCCGCCCGCCCGGCGTTCCACCATCTGGTCGAGGCGAGCGCGCCCTACGATCCGCCCACCGTGCAGCGCGAGACCGGGATCGCGCCGGCCGACCTGGAGCGTGCGGCCCGGCTGATCGCACAGGCCGGCCCGCGCGTCGCGTATCACAGCTGGACCGGCATTGGGCAGCATGCCAATGCGAGCCAGACCGAACGGGCCCTCGCCATCCTGTACGCGCTGACCGGCTCCTTCGACCGGGAGGGCGGCAACCGCATCTACGGGCCGCTGCCGCAGGCGAAGATCAACGGCTTCGATCTCCTGGCGGAGCCGCAACGGCAAAAGGCGCTCGGTCTGGACCAGCGTCCTCTCGGCCCTCCGTTGACGGGCTGGGTGCTGGCCAAGGACGTCTATCGGGCCATCCTCGAGGGCGCTCCCTACCGCGTCCGTGGCCTGGTCGGCTTCGGCGGCAATCTCCTGATGTCGCATCCGGGCGCAGCACGCGGCGTGGAGGCGCTCCGACGCCTGGAGTTCCACGTCCACTGCGACCTGTTCCACACGCCGACCAATGCGTTCGCCGACATCCTCCTGCCGGTCAGCAGCGCGTGGGAGCATGAAGGCTTGCGACTGGGCTTCGAGATCGGTGTCGAGGCCGCAGGCCATGCGCAGCTTCGCCCGCAGATGGTGCCGCGCCGCGGCGAGGCCCGTCCCGACTACGCGGTCGTCCTCGACCTGGCCCGGCGCATGAACCTTGGGGACAGCCTTCTCGAAGGTGACATCGAGGCGGGCTGGAACCACATGCTGGTTCCGTCCGGCATCGACGTCGCGACATTGCGTCGTCATCCCGGGGGGCTCACGCTGCCCGTCGATGCAGCGCCCGGCAAATATGCCCGCACCGACGCGGACGGCGTGGCAAACGGCTTTTCGACGCCGACGCGGCGGGTCGAAATCTACAGCGAGCGGCTGCTGCGCCACGGCTATCCGCCTGTACCGGTCCACATACCGCCCAAGGCTGCGGACGACCATCTGCCGCTCACGCTGGTGACCGCGAAGACGGGCTATTACTGCCATTCGCAACACCGCAACCTTGCGAGCCTGCGTCAGCGTGCGGGCGAGCCGTTCGTGACGCTGCATCCGAAGCTGGCGGAACGAAAAGGCCTGATCGAAGGCGATCTCTGCTCGATCACGACAGGCATCGGCCGCGTTGCCATGCGCCTCGCTTTGTCATCGGCACAGGACGAGACCGTCGTCGTCGCCGAGTACGGGTGGTGGCAGGCCTGTCCCGACCTCGGCCTGCCCGGCTATCCCGTGACCGGCCCGGCTTCGGTGAACACCAACGCCATCATCGGCGATGACCGCATCGATCCGCTGAGCGGCGCCCTGCCGCTGCGGTCCGTCCGCTGCGACGTAACCCGGCACGCGACACGAGCCGTGCGTCCCTGGTCCGGTTGGCGCTCCTTCATCGTGGCATCGCTCGAGCAGGAATCGGGCGACGCCCGGTCGATCGTGCTCGAGCCGACCGACGGCGGGCCGCTTCCCGGATTCCGCCCAGGCCAGCACGTCGTGCTTCGCCACCCCGAGGAACCCGAGACGACGCGGGCCTACTCCCTGTCCGGCGCCGCCTCGGACGATGCGCAGTCGAGCTATCGCATCACCGTCAAGCGGCAGGTTGCGCTGGCGCAGCCACAGCCTCGGATCGGCGGCAGCCATGTCTCGGATCATCTGAACCGGAAGCTCGGCGTCGGACAGACCCTCTGGCTGCGCGCTCCCTCAGGGCGCTTCGTGCTGCCGCTCCGGCACACGCAGCCTCTCGTGCTGATCGCGGCCGGCATCGGCATCACCCCGTTCATGGGCTATCTGGAGACGCTCGCGGCGCAGGCTCCTGAAGCCATGCCCGAGATCACGCTCATCTACGGCAACCGGGACGGACGGAACCACGCGTTCAAGGCACGGATCGAAAGCCTTCGCAGAACCCTGCCGCGCCTGCGCGTGATCCGGCTCTACAGTGCGCCGCGGCCGGAGGATTCGCCAGGCCGTGACTTCGACCAGCGGGGACGGATCGGCGCCCGGCTGATCGAGTCGGACTGGATCGAGCGGCAGGCTCGGTTCTTTTTGTGCGGACCGGCCGCCATGATGACCGACATGCGGGAGGCGCTCGAGGAACGCGGCGTCCTGCCGTTCGAGATCCGCTCCGAGGTCTTCAAGTCGCCGGTCCGCATCGTCGCGCAGGGCGACGTCCGCCGTCGGATCGCGTTCCGCCGAAGCGGCGTGGTCATGGACTGGACGCCCGACTCGGGCTCCGTCCTCGACGCCGCCGAGCGGCAAGGCATCGCCCTGGCCAGCGGCTGCCGGGTCGGCCAATGCGAGAGCTGCGTCGTGCGTCTCCTGGAGGGGCAGGCGACGCAGCCGGAAGACCTCCAGGAATTGGACGAGGGCTGCTACCTCAGCTGCCAGATGGTGCCGCTCTCGGATCTCGTCCTGGACGCCTGA
- a CDS encoding sugar ABC transporter permease — MATSTTTTLTGERAGTPPARHRRALGQRALPYLLSLPALLVCIGILIPFGTAVWYSLQRYNLALPFTRGFIGLDNYQSFLFDGAFWNTIRVSLSYTALTVGIELVLGLAIAMLLQRPTRWHNVCAIALLLPLMIAPAIASLMWKLMTNPDFGIMSYLVGLVGITDFRWASAPSTALFTVVLVDVWVYTPFMMILLLAGLRALPRQPFEAAELDGVPAAFVFFRITLPMLMPYILTATLFRLLDAIQQFDIIYAMTQGGPGDRLMVFQVQAYLEFFQYTNVGRSAALLMVLWAITFILSNLFIKHWLRLRERAHGVA; from the coding sequence ATGGCGACGAGCACGACCACGACCTTGACGGGCGAACGCGCCGGGACGCCGCCGGCCAGGCACAGGCGTGCCCTCGGGCAGCGTGCCCTGCCCTACCTGCTGAGCCTGCCCGCCCTGCTGGTCTGCATCGGCATCCTGATCCCGTTCGGCACGGCGGTCTGGTACTCGCTGCAGCGCTACAACCTCGCCTTGCCGTTCACGCGCGGCTTCATCGGCCTCGACAACTACCAGTCCTTCCTGTTCGACGGCGCGTTCTGGAACACGATCCGCGTGTCGCTGTCCTACACGGCGCTGACCGTCGGCATCGAGCTCGTGCTCGGCCTCGCGATCGCCATGCTCCTGCAGCGCCCGACCCGGTGGCACAATGTCTGCGCCATCGCGCTGCTGCTGCCGCTGATGATCGCTCCTGCGATCGCGTCCCTGATGTGGAAGCTGATGACCAATCCCGATTTCGGGATCATGAGCTATCTCGTCGGCCTGGTCGGCATCACCGATTTCCGCTGGGCGTCGGCGCCGAGCACGGCTCTCTTCACCGTCGTTCTGGTCGATGTCTGGGTCTACACGCCCTTCATGATGATCCTGCTGCTGGCGGGCCTGCGCGCCCTGCCGCGCCAGCCTTTCGAGGCGGCGGAGTTGGACGGCGTGCCGGCGGCTTTCGTCTTCTTCCGCATCACGCTTCCCATGCTGATGCCCTATATCCTGACCGCGACGCTGTTCCGCCTGCTCGACGCGATCCAGCAGTTCGACATCATCTACGCCATGACCCAGGGCGGGCCGGGCGACCGGCTCATGGTCTTCCAGGTCCAGGCCTATCTGGAGTTCTTCCAGTACACCAATGTCGGCCGCTCGGCCGCGCTCTTGATGGTGCTCTGGGCGATCACCTTCATCCTCTCCAACCTGTTCATCAAGCACTGGCTGCGCCTGCGCGAGCGCGCCCACGGGGTCGCCTGA
- a CDS encoding ABC transporter ATP-binding protein, producing the protein MSRLVIERLQKSFGSFTLFEELDLAVEAGETVAIAGPSGGGKTMFLRLIAGLIEPSGGDIRIDGASVLGTGPEGRDVGMAFQNFALYPHFPAFENIASPLRATGADEATIRKRVDEVASLLKIDHVLHHTPKELSNGQKQRTALARALVRRPKVLLLDDPLRNVDAKLRFEMRLELPRLLRESGSAVLYVTQDYREAMGLGDRVGILRAGRFEQVAPPAEIYREPRTVEIARLFGDPTINLFQGTPRGDDQGLSVDVLGRSVRLDPSLRHAAGRACLIGIRPEHVEIGTGSGEFELDAVMPLNVRAVLLLRAPDGSEILATCPEERAEGLGRGHRQVSATIKGDHAILFDAESGSRIAPQAA; encoded by the coding sequence ATGTCCCGTCTGGTCATCGAGCGCCTGCAGAAATCCTTCGGCAGCTTCACCCTGTTCGAGGAGCTCGACCTTGCGGTCGAGGCCGGCGAGACGGTCGCGATCGCGGGCCCCTCGGGCGGCGGCAAGACCATGTTCTTGCGCCTGATCGCCGGGCTGATCGAGCCCTCGGGCGGCGACATCCGGATCGACGGCGCTTCCGTGCTCGGCACCGGGCCGGAGGGCCGCGATGTCGGCATGGCCTTCCAGAATTTCGCGCTCTACCCGCATTTTCCGGCCTTCGAGAACATCGCGAGTCCGTTGCGCGCGACCGGCGCGGACGAGGCGACGATCCGCAAGCGTGTCGACGAGGTGGCCTCGCTCCTCAAGATCGACCACGTCCTGCACCACACGCCCAAGGAGCTCTCGAACGGCCAGAAGCAGCGCACGGCGCTGGCCCGGGCGCTGGTGCGCCGGCCGAAGGTCCTGCTGCTGGACGATCCCTTGCGCAACGTCGACGCCAAGCTGCGCTTCGAGATGCGCCTCGAACTGCCGCGCCTGCTGCGCGAGTCCGGTTCCGCGGTGCTCTACGTCACCCAGGACTATCGCGAGGCGATGGGGCTTGGCGACCGGGTCGGCATCCTGCGCGCGGGCCGGTTCGAGCAGGTCGCACCGCCCGCCGAGATCTATCGCGAACCCCGGACGGTCGAGATCGCCCGGCTGTTCGGCGATCCCACGATCAACCTGTTCCAGGGCACGCCCAGAGGCGACGACCAGGGCCTCTCCGTCGACGTGCTCGGCCGCAGCGTCCGGCTCGACCCGTCGCTCCGCCATGCCGCCGGACGCGCCTGCCTGATCGGTATCCGGCCGGAACATGTCGAGATCGGCACGGGATCGGGCGAATTCGAGCTCGACGCGGTCATGCCGCTCAACGTGCGCGCGGTCTTGCTCCTGCGCGCCCCGGACGGGTCGGAGATCCTCGCGACCTGTCCCGAGGAGAGGGCGGAGGGCCTGGGCCGCGGGCACCGGCAGGTCAGCGCCACGATCAAGGGCGACCACGCCATTCTGTTCGATGCCGAAAGCGGCAGCCGCATCGCGCCGCAGGCCGCCTGA
- a CDS encoding NAD(P)/FAD-dependent oxidoreductase, whose amino-acid sequence MLYDVIIVGASYAGLSAGLQLARARRRVLLIDAGQRRNAEAAAAHGFLSRDGEAPGEIVRVARDQLLAYPTVEMIDGEALDAAANSGAFDVTLDSGPSVSARRLVLATGVGDVLPEVPGMARKWGDSVVLCPYCHAYEFSNQPLGVIATHAVSQHQAVLLPDWGPTTYFTQGVFEPDEEHGALLHARGVAIERTPVVELLGPSSKLEAVRLADGRKVPLSLALVATETRPIGRLAQQLGCVLVDGTTGPHIRTDEWQQTSVPGVFAAGDVAGPFHVITLAAMSGTMAGVGAHMSLVAESQPDARYHAERSRSVG is encoded by the coding sequence ATGCTGTACGACGTCATCATCGTCGGTGCCAGCTATGCCGGCCTTTCGGCGGGATTGCAGCTTGCCCGCGCACGCCGTCGGGTTCTGCTGATCGACGCGGGGCAGCGACGCAACGCCGAGGCGGCAGCGGCGCACGGCTTTCTATCCCGCGACGGCGAGGCGCCGGGTGAGATCGTCCGCGTCGCGCGCGACCAGCTCCTGGCCTATCCGACCGTCGAGATGATCGACGGGGAGGCGCTTGACGCCGCCGCGAACTCCGGCGCGTTCGACGTAACGCTGGACAGTGGGCCGTCCGTGAGCGCCCGCCGCCTCGTCCTGGCGACGGGGGTCGGCGACGTCTTGCCGGAGGTGCCCGGCATGGCGCGCAAGTGGGGCGATTCGGTCGTCTTGTGCCCGTACTGTCACGCCTATGAGTTCAGCAACCAGCCGCTCGGGGTGATCGCCACGCATGCGGTATCGCAGCATCAGGCGGTGCTGCTGCCCGATTGGGGGCCGACGACCTATTTTACCCAAGGCGTGTTCGAGCCGGATGAGGAGCACGGCGCACTTCTTCACGCCCGGGGAGTCGCGATCGAACGCACGCCCGTCGTCGAACTGCTTGGACCGTCATCGAAATTGGAGGCGGTGCGCCTCGCGGATGGTCGCAAAGTCCCGCTTAGCCTGGCGCTCGTGGCGACCGAGACCCGGCCGATAGGCCGGCTGGCCCAACAACTCGGGTGCGTGCTGGTGGACGGCACGACCGGGCCGCACATCCGGACGGACGAATGGCAGCAGACGTCCGTGCCCGGCGTTTTCGCCGCTGGGGACGTCGCCGGACCGTTTCACGTCATCACCCTCGCGGCGATGTCCGGGACCATGGCCGGTGTCGGTGCCCACATGTCGCTCGTGGCTGAATCGCAACCGGACGCCCGCTATCACGCCGAGCGGAGCCGTTCCGTCGGTTGA
- a CDS encoding ABC transporter ATP-binding protein: MASLVLDQLSKVYTPKGREAVLAVDAVDLDIQDGEIVGFLGSSGCGKTSTLRMIAGFEDVTSGAIRIGDRPVHALAPSRRGVAMAFEGYALYPPLRVRDNIGFALLKDRMPRGDVHKRVAEVASLLEIEPVLDRYPPLISAGQQQRTSLARALVRRADVSLLDEPMSQLEPQLRATLRARIKDYLIAHRMTTVFVTHDQTEAIALADRIAVMEKGVLQQFATPKDLKEKPANLFVASFIGEPPMNIMDVDLGRADGRAHLYVRDREGGVAFTIGTDDAFARSLDGASGLKLGIRPHRIALGDPQGAPGIVTANQWLGDQTHLALDVGGLPVIVVSHDPVPARIGERVTIRFPAEALHVFDAASGNALAHGVPADRALVA; encoded by the coding sequence ATGGCAAGCCTCGTCCTCGACCAGCTCTCCAAGGTCTACACGCCGAAGGGCCGCGAAGCCGTGCTCGCGGTCGACGCCGTCGACCTCGACATCCAGGACGGCGAGATCGTGGGCTTTCTCGGCTCGTCTGGCTGCGGCAAGACCTCGACCCTGCGCATGATCGCCGGCTTCGAGGACGTCACCTCGGGCGCCATCCGGATCGGCGACCGGCCGGTCCACGCCCTGGCGCCCTCGCGCCGCGGCGTCGCCATGGCGTTCGAGGGCTACGCGCTCTACCCGCCCTTGCGCGTGCGCGACAATATCGGCTTCGCGCTTCTCAAGGACCGGATGCCGCGCGGCGACGTCCACAAGCGCGTGGCCGAGGTTGCGTCGCTGCTCGAGATCGAGCCCGTGCTCGACCGCTACCCGCCCCTGATCTCGGCGGGCCAGCAGCAGCGCACCAGCCTTGCCCGCGCCCTCGTCCGCCGCGCCGACGTCTCGCTGCTCGACGAGCCGATGTCGCAGCTGGAACCGCAGCTGCGCGCCACGCTGCGCGCGCGGATCAAGGACTATCTGATCGCGCACCGGATGACGACGGTGTTCGTCACCCACGACCAGACCGAGGCGATCGCGCTCGCCGATCGCATCGCGGTCATGGAGAAGGGCGTGCTGCAGCAGTTCGCGACGCCCAAGGACCTCAAGGAGAAGCCGGCCAACCTGTTCGTCGCGAGCTTCATCGGCGAGCCGCCGATGAACATCATGGACGTCGACCTCGGCCGCGCGGACGGCCGGGCGCATCTGTACGTCCGCGACCGCGAGGGCGGCGTCGCGTTCACGATCGGGACCGACGACGCGTTCGCCCGCAGCCTCGACGGCGCGTCGGGCCTCAAGCTCGGCATCCGTCCGCACAGGATCGCCCTGGGCGACCCGCAGGGCGCGCCCGGCATCGTCACGGCCAACCAGTGGTTGGGCGACCAGACCCATCTGGCCCTCGACGTCGGCGGCCTGCCGGTCATCGTGGTCAGCCACGATCCCGTGCCGGCCCGCATCGGCGAGCGCGTCACGATCCGCTTCCCGGCCGAGGCCCTGCATGTGTTCGACGCCGCCTCGGGCAACGCGCTCGCGCACGGCGTGCCGGCCGACAGGGCGCTCGTCGCATGA
- a CDS encoding carbohydrate ABC transporter permease, with amino-acid sequence MQAKQGIGGVLRGIALTLVLLFFLFPIVWVFLMSFQTNAQILRIPPSPFFTPTLENYTALISGRLETTSGVLDIAFMRNLMNSVILSASSVLLALILGVPAAYAFARFKFRLGENIAFTLLSFRFAPPLLVLLPLTLYFQALGLSDTYVGLIWVYQLICLPLILWIVRGYFEDISPDIEHAYRVDGHSWARTFWRIAIPLARPGIAAAALLAFIFAWNNFVFALILASADKQPVTVGALAFVTAAGIQYGQIAAAVVLSVTPTLLLALYAQRYLVQGLSMGAVKG; translated from the coding sequence ATGCAAGCCAAGCAAGGCATCGGCGGCGTGCTGCGGGGCATCGCCCTGACGCTCGTCCTCCTCTTCTTCCTGTTCCCGATCGTCTGGGTCTTCCTGATGTCGTTCCAGACGAACGCGCAGATCCTCCGGATACCGCCCTCGCCCTTCTTCACGCCGACGCTCGAGAACTACACGGCGCTGATCTCGGGCCGGCTGGAGACGACGTCGGGCGTGCTCGACATCGCCTTCATGCGCAACCTCATGAACAGCGTGATCCTGTCCGCGAGCTCGGTCCTGCTCGCCCTGATCCTGGGCGTGCCGGCGGCCTACGCCTTCGCGCGCTTCAAGTTCCGGCTCGGCGAGAACATCGCGTTCACGCTGCTGTCCTTCCGCTTCGCGCCGCCGCTTCTCGTGCTCCTGCCGCTCACCCTGTATTTCCAAGCGTTGGGACTGAGCGACACCTATGTCGGCCTGATCTGGGTCTACCAGCTGATCTGCCTGCCGCTGATCCTTTGGATCGTGCGCGGCTATTTCGAGGACATCAGCCCGGACATCGAGCACGCCTACCGGGTCGACGGTCATTCCTGGGCGCGGACCTTCTGGCGGATCGCCATTCCGCTGGCCCGTCCGGGCATCGCCGCGGCCGCCCTGCTCGCCTTCATCTTCGCGTGGAACAACTTCGTCTTCGCGCTGATCCTGGCCTCGGCCGACAAGCAGCCGGTGACCGTGGGCGCGCTCGCCTTCGTCACCGCGGCCGGCATCCAGTACGGCCAGATCGCGGCGGCTGTCGTCCTGTCGGTGACGCCCACGCTCCTGCTCGCCCTCTACGCCCAGCGCTATCTCGTCCAGGGCCTGTCCATGGGCGCGGTGAAAGGATAA
- a CDS encoding extracellular solute-binding protein, translating into MRNKARDLATAFAQGRLDRRELFRHMGRLGVGAATMGLLVNRAQTSALAADLDWKAYEGEQITLLLNKHPYVDAMIANLDSFKQLTGMEVRYDVFPEDVYFDKVTAALSSGSSQYDAFMTGAYQTWQSGPAGWVDDLNEYLTDDSLTAPAYNWTDIQENLRASTSWSGVPGAPLGGADAKQWALPWAFELNSVSYNRRLFDAAGVQPPQNLPDMLEVAGRLNNPSENVYGISVRGSRSWATIHPGYLSAFSSYGARDFEVADGKLKAAMNSAAGKEMTALWVKMIQDSGPRNWATYTWYQVGADLGAGAAAMIYDADIQGYFMNGGDVREKGNIGFHAFAADPSAQAPTPNVWIWSLAMNSYGSQKEAAWYFLQWATGTEHALFGATKMDFVNPVRQSVWQDEAFRDRMAKSYPGYLEQYEASAPNAKIYFTPQPLFPTVTTEWSASLQRMVANEIPVDEGLDQLAESIDRQMTAAGLG; encoded by the coding sequence ATGCGCAACAAAGCACGTGATCTCGCGACCGCCTTCGCACAAGGGCGGCTCGACCGGCGCGAGCTGTTCCGGCACATGGGCCGGCTGGGCGTCGGCGCGGCGACGATGGGTCTCCTCGTCAATCGCGCCCAGACAAGCGCGCTTGCCGCCGATCTCGACTGGAAGGCCTATGAGGGCGAGCAGATCACGCTCCTCCTCAACAAGCATCCCTATGTCGATGCGATGATCGCCAATCTCGACAGCTTCAAGCAGCTGACGGGCATGGAGGTCCGCTACGACGTGTTCCCCGAGGACGTCTATTTCGACAAGGTCACGGCGGCCCTGTCCTCGGGCTCCAGCCAGTACGACGCCTTCATGACCGGCGCCTACCAGACCTGGCAGTCGGGCCCGGCCGGCTGGGTCGATGACCTCAACGAGTACCTGACCGACGATTCCCTGACCGCGCCCGCCTACAACTGGACCGACATCCAGGAAAACCTGCGCGCGTCGACCTCCTGGTCGGGCGTGCCCGGCGCGCCCCTGGGCGGCGCCGACGCCAAGCAGTGGGCGCTGCCCTGGGCGTTCGAGCTGAACTCGGTCAGCTACAACCGCCGGCTGTTCGACGCGGCCGGCGTGCAGCCGCCGCAGAACCTGCCGGACATGCTCGAGGTCGCGGGCCGGCTGAACAATCCGTCGGAGAACGTCTACGGCATCTCGGTGCGCGGCTCGCGCAGCTGGGCGACCATCCACCCGGGCTATCTCTCCGCCTTCTCGAGCTACGGCGCGCGGGACTTCGAGGTCGCCGACGGCAAGCTCAAGGCGGCGATGAACAGCGCGGCCGGCAAGGAAATGACCGCGCTTTGGGTCAAGATGATCCAGGACAGCGGCCCCCGGAACTGGGCGACCTATACCTGGTACCAGGTGGGCGCCGACCTGGGCGCTGGTGCGGCGGCCATGATCTACGACGCCGACATCCAGGGCTACTTCATGAACGGCGGCGACGTGCGCGAGAAAGGCAATATCGGCTTCCACGCCTTCGCCGCGGATCCCAGCGCCCAGGCGCCTACGCCGAACGTCTGGATCTGGTCGCTCGCGATGAACAGCTACGGCAGCCAGAAGGAGGCGGCCTGGTACTTCCTGCAGTGGGCGACCGGTACCGAGCACGCCCTGTTCGGCGCGACCAAGATGGACTTCGTCAATCCGGTCCGCCAGTCGGTCTGGCAGGACGAGGCCTTCCGCGACCGTATGGCCAAGTCCTATCCCGGCTATCTCGAGCAGTACGAGGCCTCCGCGCCCAACGCGAAGATCTATTTCACGCCGCAGCCTCTGTTCCCGACCGTGACCACCGAGTGGTCGGCCAGCCTGCAGCGCATGGTCGCGAACGAGATCCCGGTCGACGAGGGCCTCGACCAGCTGGCCGAGAGCATCGACCGGCAGATGACCGCGGCCGGCCTCGGCTGA